A genomic stretch from Fodinibius salinus includes:
- a CDS encoding SOS response-associated peptidase yields the protein MSDRFVLDTTKQNVEQLFKVSTERDDFFTPEFNISPGSLIPVVYENEGERKIYNFVWGLIPEDAEAETDGRENFEVALEDIEDDSWYGRCLTQRRCLIPANGFYKWKTSEKQNTPFYIRLLSNELTAFGGIFSVWESDSGRDVYSCAMLTTEANALVQPVGDRMPLLLHPDDYGLWLADDSFNKESVSDLKGYGITELAVNRVSEDVNDPSNNSADLIQPIPK from the coding sequence ATGAGTGATCGATTTGTATTAGATACTACTAAGCAAAATGTGGAGCAGCTTTTTAAAGTATCCACAGAACGGGATGATTTTTTCACGCCGGAGTTTAATATATCACCTGGATCGCTTATTCCCGTAGTGTATGAGAACGAGGGAGAGCGAAAGATTTATAATTTTGTGTGGGGATTAATTCCTGAAGATGCTGAGGCAGAAACCGATGGACGAGAGAATTTTGAAGTTGCGCTTGAAGACATTGAAGATGATAGTTGGTATGGTAGATGCTTGACTCAGCGCCGTTGCCTGATTCCTGCCAATGGGTTTTATAAGTGGAAAACCAGTGAAAAGCAGAATACGCCTTTTTATATCCGTTTGCTATCCAACGAGCTGACTGCTTTTGGGGGTATATTTTCGGTGTGGGAATCTGATTCCGGTCGAGACGTATATTCCTGCGCTATGCTTACTACCGAAGCAAATGCACTTGTGCAGCCGGTGGGAGATCGTATGCCGTTATTGTTGCATCCTGATGATTATGGGCTATGGCTGGCGGATGATAGTTTTAATAAGGAAAGTGTTAGTGATCTTAAAGGATATGGAATTACTGAGCTGGCGGTAAATCGTGTTTCGGAAGATGTTAATGATCCCTCAAATAACAGTGCCGATCTGATACAGCCTATTCCCAAATAA
- a CDS encoding helicase-related protein has product MTLSPEIVDGLEDVNITEFTELQEQVFSTVREGKNALVKTTPESDFTSFAVPAVELIQSRKEEQDGVSVLVLTPNPEESQEIDELIRATGYHAQISCASIDMDADPEEQEEALGSDVQAIVGNPGPLADTIETMRYVFRNVDLVVIDAADKMVSLNLQSKIKNILRRVLGEYQTLIYMDEYNDDVKELAQNYVEKPVIIGFDEPDSAGMFSNPPEVDSSIRHGYIYVPDRMAISTLTSYIKENNVESGVIFTASKRGTDRLYRTLRKQDLKATSLHGKLSDEKRSQRFANFTNGDVQFLLVADISAAELGLTDITQVINYDVPSNPDEYRYRTKMLSSNSHSELISLVSKQDRSDINKLESTLSNAPKEQPLPKEVKRQLKERKKKKKGGTKSRKNGHKKKKNNEMELPKPTFDKLSGGRKGKKQNDKKSGVIGMIKQLFS; this is encoded by the coding sequence ATGACGCTAAGCCCTGAAATTGTGGACGGGCTCGAAGATGTTAATATAACTGAGTTTACTGAACTGCAAGAACAAGTGTTTTCGACGGTTCGCGAAGGTAAGAACGCTCTTGTTAAAACAACGCCGGAATCCGACTTCACCTCTTTTGCTGTTCCGGCCGTTGAGCTTATTCAAAGCCGCAAAGAAGAACAAGATGGAGTATCTGTGCTGGTGCTCACCCCTAATCCCGAAGAGTCTCAGGAAATTGACGAGCTTATACGAGCAACCGGATATCATGCACAAATTTCTTGTGCTTCCATAGATATGGATGCCGATCCTGAAGAGCAAGAAGAAGCGCTCGGCAGCGATGTGCAAGCAATAGTTGGTAATCCCGGCCCCCTTGCGGATACCATTGAAACGATGCGTTATGTGTTTCGTAATGTCGATTTAGTTGTGATTGACGCTGCCGATAAAATGGTTTCTCTTAACCTGCAATCGAAAATAAAAAATATTTTGCGGCGGGTATTGGGTGAATACCAAACACTTATCTATATGGATGAGTATAATGATGATGTCAAAGAGCTAGCCCAAAATTATGTTGAAAAACCGGTCATTATTGGATTTGACGAGCCGGACAGTGCTGGAATGTTCTCAAATCCACCGGAAGTAGATAGCAGTATTCGCCATGGATATATTTATGTTCCCGATCGAATGGCTATTTCTACACTTACCTCCTACATCAAAGAAAATAATGTGGAGTCCGGAGTAATATTTACAGCCTCAAAACGGGGAACTGATCGCCTTTATCGCACTTTGCGTAAACAAGACCTCAAGGCTACAAGTCTACACGGTAAGCTTTCGGATGAAAAACGATCACAGCGATTCGCTAATTTTACCAATGGCGATGTTCAGTTTTTGCTTGTTGCCGACATTTCAGCTGCCGAGCTGGGCCTTACCGACATTACTCAAGTCATTAATTATGATGTTCCGAGTAATCCTGATGAATATCGGTACCGCACCAAAATGCTGAGTTCCAACAGCCACTCGGAACTTATCTCACTGGTTTCAAAGCAAGATCGCAGTGACATTAATAAACTCGAAAGCACACTGTCCAACGCTCCCAAAGAGCAACCATTACCAAAAGAAGTTAAGAGGCAGCTTAAAGAACGTAAGAAGAAAAAGAAAGGTGGCACGAAAAGTCGCAAAAACGGCCATAAGAAAAAGAAGAACAATGAAATGGAACTGCCCAAACCAACTTTTGATAAGTTAAGCGGTGGCCGAAAGGGTAAGAAACAGAATGACAAGAAATCGGGTGTAATTGGAATGATTAAGCAATTATTTTCTTAA
- the secG gene encoding preprotein translocase subunit SecG codes for MLYTIILTVITIICVLLTIVVLLQPGQDQGMSGGIAGGNAGGQGLGARRTADLLSKSTTVLGTALLVLSVLANFAIDRGGATESAVQQNNTGQTTQQSNGVNNPSETPSAVPELPQNQSGGNNSGSGGGNGSGSDGGS; via the coding sequence ATGCTTTATACAATTATTTTAACTGTAATAACGATTATTTGTGTATTATTAACCATTGTTGTGCTTTTACAGCCGGGCCAAGATCAAGGTATGTCCGGTGGCATAGCAGGTGGTAATGCTGGAGGGCAGGGGTTAGGCGCGCGACGTACTGCTGACTTGCTGTCAAAATCGACAACCGTATTGGGTACGGCACTTTTGGTATTAAGTGTACTGGCTAATTTTGCTATTGATCGAGGTGGGGCTACCGAAAGTGCAGTACAACAAAATAATACCGGTCAAACCACGCAGCAGAGTAATGGAGTAAACAATCCTTCTGAAACGCCTTCGGCAGTGCCCGAATTGCCGCAGAATCAAAGCGGCGGTAACAATAGTGGTAGCGGAGGAGGCAATGGCTCCGGTTCTGACGGCGGTAGTTAA
- the mnmE gene encoding tRNA uridine-5-carboxymethylaminomethyl(34) synthesis GTPase MnmE, which yields MSKKEATADQKEKEITQNHPIAAIATPVGEGGISVIRVSGENAIATVNQSFEGTDLREQDSHTVHFGKIIDSDDKVVDEVLATLFHSPKSYTGEEIIEISCHGGVLVTQAVLEAMLDLDIKPAEPGEFTQRAFLNGKMELSQAEAVADLIHAKSKKALDSAHQQLEGRLGEHISEFRQQIIDATAMVELELDFVEEDVEFANKEELKELLVELDDEIDNLLATYETGRLVKHGIKTVFVGLPNAGKSTLLNTLVGKDRAIVTDIAGTTRDTIDVDWSYDGLRFILTDTAGLRDTDDVVEAEGVKRSQQAFEKADLAVYLKDLSRKLTTEEREDIAEIQKKAGDTPFVLIGTKHDIALDLDDERMDYDLKISALENEKIDELKKLLKQRALENTEYDSSSLLVTSSRHRDALQNAQENVQSAIQALDQGMTGDFLSIDLRSALKDLGTITGEITTEDILDSIFSRFCIGK from the coding sequence ATGTCCAAAAAAGAAGCTACCGCTGACCAAAAAGAAAAAGAAATTACCCAAAATCATCCCATTGCAGCCATTGCTACGCCTGTGGGTGAAGGTGGAATTTCCGTTATCCGTGTTTCAGGGGAAAATGCTATCGCAACAGTCAATCAATCGTTTGAAGGAACGGACCTCAGGGAGCAGGACTCTCACACTGTCCACTTTGGCAAGATTATAGATAGTGATGACAAGGTTGTAGATGAAGTGCTGGCTACACTTTTTCATTCCCCAAAATCTTATACCGGCGAAGAGATTATAGAAATATCTTGTCATGGTGGCGTATTGGTAACACAAGCTGTCTTAGAAGCCATGCTGGATTTAGATATTAAACCTGCTGAGCCTGGGGAATTTACCCAACGGGCATTTTTGAACGGGAAAATGGAGCTAAGTCAGGCTGAGGCCGTAGCCGATCTCATCCATGCCAAAAGCAAAAAAGCACTGGATTCTGCCCACCAACAACTTGAGGGACGCCTCGGTGAACATATTAGTGAGTTTCGACAGCAGATTATTGATGCCACTGCCATGGTGGAATTGGAACTCGATTTTGTGGAAGAAGATGTAGAGTTTGCCAACAAAGAAGAACTAAAAGAGCTTCTTGTAGAGCTTGACGACGAAATTGACAACCTACTGGCCACCTATGAAACCGGTCGGCTGGTAAAGCATGGAATTAAGACGGTGTTTGTGGGGCTGCCCAATGCGGGCAAATCAACCTTGTTGAATACATTAGTAGGTAAAGATCGTGCTATCGTCACTGATATAGCGGGCACTACACGCGACACCATTGATGTGGACTGGAGCTACGACGGACTCCGTTTTATACTTACAGATACAGCGGGACTCCGTGACACCGATGATGTTGTGGAAGCCGAAGGGGTAAAACGATCACAACAAGCATTTGAAAAGGCAGATCTGGCCGTCTATCTCAAGGATCTTTCTCGAAAACTTACTACCGAAGAACGTGAGGATATCGCTGAAATTCAGAAAAAAGCTGGCGATACCCCTTTTGTGCTGATTGGGACAAAGCATGATATTGCGCTCGACTTAGATGATGAACGCATGGATTATGACCTTAAAATATCGGCACTGGAGAACGAAAAAATCGATGAGCTAAAAAAACTCCTTAAGCAGCGTGCACTCGAAAATACGGAATACGACTCATCAAGCCTGCTGGTCACCTCCAGCCGACACCGTGATGCCCTGCAAAATGCACAGGAAAATGTACAAAGTGCTATCCAAGCGCTTGACCAAGGTATGACGGGCGATTTCCTCTCCATTGACTTGCGGTCGGCTCTTAAAGACCTGGGAACCATTACCGGTGAAATTACAACTGAAGATATCCTCGACAGTATCTTTTCGCGGTTTTGTATCGGTAAGTAA
- a CDS encoding peptide MFS transporter — protein sequence MANEEADTVNPSKKNDFFGHPRGLSTLFFTEFWERFSYYGMRALLVLFMAAAVTGDNPGLGFSDGRATAIYGLYTFFVYVLALPGGWVADKLWGQKKSVFVGGCIIALGHFTMAGPLIGLPGEPSFYLGLIFIVVGTGLLKPNVSSMVGELYPEGGARRDAGFSIFYMGINFGAILGPTLCGILGEGYNWHWGFSLAGFGMLLGLISYKIGEKNLGEAGTLKVDDSQETLSRRSRNFWITTGVCTALIVLFSILMNTGVIGISLQQLAQTLGTSVALIAVVFFAYLINDAKSIGAVLLVAAAGFYVASFYWGYTLFSYQIGIGITVIGFLIFNTVRMFMPNLDVSLENKRLFVIFWLFILAALFWSGFEQAGSSLNLFAERETNRTFGPYGLISQIGVFLPALILALPLGYISWRIFKRTNLWWVGKAGVSGLSLLAVGFTYYISTQLTTSWEMPASMLQNINPLFIVILAPVFGWLWTWLANRNANPSIPVKFGLGLLGLAAGFFVISWGAANATGPNSVAPAWLIVTYFLHTCGELCLSPVGLSSMTKLAPKRLVSQMMGVWFVAAALGNLFAGLMAGQLETLEPTGLFWSVALLVGGGGIIALLAAPPVKRLMGDVQ from the coding sequence GCCTTACTCGTTCTTTTTATGGCAGCGGCTGTAACAGGAGACAATCCCGGTCTCGGATTTAGTGATGGGAGAGCTACTGCTATATACGGACTTTATACCTTCTTTGTGTACGTGCTGGCTTTACCCGGGGGCTGGGTAGCCGATAAGTTATGGGGGCAAAAGAAAAGTGTTTTTGTTGGTGGCTGCATCATTGCCTTAGGTCACTTTACGATGGCTGGTCCATTGATAGGGCTTCCTGGTGAGCCTTCCTTTTACCTGGGACTTATTTTCATTGTAGTTGGAACAGGACTTTTGAAACCAAATGTAAGCTCCATGGTTGGAGAGCTCTATCCGGAAGGAGGTGCCCGACGGGATGCCGGCTTCTCCATCTTTTATATGGGAATTAACTTCGGTGCTATTTTAGGTCCCACACTTTGCGGTATTCTCGGTGAAGGCTACAACTGGCACTGGGGATTTTCATTAGCAGGTTTCGGAATGTTGCTCGGACTCATCTCCTATAAAATTGGAGAGAAAAATCTGGGAGAAGCTGGAACACTCAAGGTGGATGACAGCCAGGAAACACTCTCCCGGCGGAGCCGCAATTTTTGGATAACTACTGGTGTCTGTACAGCACTTATTGTTTTATTTAGCATCTTGATGAATACAGGTGTAATTGGAATATCCCTGCAGCAACTGGCTCAAACACTCGGTACTAGCGTGGCCCTTATCGCCGTCGTATTCTTTGCTTATTTAATAAATGATGCAAAATCTATTGGGGCTGTATTACTTGTAGCTGCCGCAGGATTCTATGTGGCATCATTTTATTGGGGATATACATTATTTTCGTACCAAATCGGTATTGGCATAACTGTTATAGGGTTTCTCATTTTCAATACGGTTCGGATGTTTATGCCAAATCTTGATGTATCCCTCGAAAACAAACGGTTATTCGTCATATTTTGGCTTTTTATTCTGGCAGCTCTTTTCTGGAGTGGTTTTGAGCAGGCTGGGTCTTCCCTTAACCTATTTGCAGAAAGAGAAACAAATCGCACTTTTGGACCATATGGCTTAATTAGCCAAATTGGTGTATTTTTACCAGCACTTATCTTGGCACTACCTCTCGGATATATCAGCTGGCGGATATTCAAACGTACGAATCTTTGGTGGGTTGGCAAGGCAGGGGTATCCGGTCTCTCTTTACTCGCAGTTGGCTTTACCTATTATATTTCTACCCAACTTACCACCAGTTGGGAAATGCCGGCAAGTATGCTTCAAAATATCAACCCCCTCTTTATTGTAATACTTGCTCCTGTTTTTGGGTGGCTATGGACATGGCTGGCTAACCGTAACGCAAATCCTTCAATCCCTGTAAAGTTTGGATTAGGACTATTAGGCTTAGCTGCAGGCTTTTTCGTAATTTCATGGGGAGCTGCTAATGCTACAGGACCTAATTCAGTTGCTCCTGCATGGCTTATTGTCACTTACTTCCTTCATACTTGTGGCGAACTCTGCCTGTCTCCTGTCGGACTTTCTTCAATGACCAAACTTGCTCCTAAACGCCTTGTAAGTCAGATGATGGGTGTCTGGTTTGTAGCGGCCGCGCTCGGCAACTTATTTGCCGGACTCATGGCAGGTCAGCTTGAAACCTTAGAGCCAACCGGTCTGTTTTGGAGCGTTGCTCTACTTGTTGGCGGCGGTGGCATCATAGCACTGCTAGCAGCGCCTCCGGTTAAAAGACTCATGGGGGATGTTCAGTAA
- a CDS encoding short chain dehydrogenase: protein MKILLIGGTGTIGSKVAERLKSENDIITAGSSSGDVQADITDPNSIKTLFKKIGSIDAVIVTAGSAPVKPLPESTNQNFLQGIKSKMMGQINVALTAMDYLNDGGSVTLTSGILAEDPIPQGTILSTINGAINGFVIGANGDFLQQGFRINAVSPALVEDSADELSDFFPGHTPAKMEHVVNGYEKSLKTFLTGEIIKIS, encoded by the coding sequence ATGAAAATTCTACTTATTGGTGGAACCGGAACTATCGGTTCAAAAGTGGCCGAACGATTAAAGTCAGAAAATGACATCATAACTGCGGGATCCTCTTCGGGAGATGTGCAAGCTGATATTACAGACCCAAACTCTATTAAAACATTGTTTAAAAAGATCGGGAGTATAGATGCTGTTATTGTTACGGCAGGATCAGCCCCTGTAAAACCACTCCCTGAAAGTACTAACCAAAATTTTCTGCAGGGCATAAAAAGTAAAATGATGGGACAAATTAATGTTGCGCTTACTGCCATGGATTATTTAAATGACGGGGGCAGCGTTACACTTACCTCCGGAATATTAGCAGAAGATCCTATCCCGCAGGGCACCATTTTGAGCACGATTAACGGTGCCATCAATGGATTTGTGATCGGGGCAAATGGTGATTTCTTACAGCAGGGATTTCGCATTAATGCTGTAAGTCCGGCCTTGGTTGAAGATTCAGCTGATGAACTTAGTGACTTTTTTCCCGGTCACACACCTGCCAAGATGGAGCATGTGGTAAACGGGTACGAAAAAAGCCTAAAAACATTCCTTACCGGAGAAATCATCAAAATTTCATAA
- a CDS encoding mechanosensitive ion channel family protein, protein MENFTSSIQEFFLSSPELTKQILLSLVVIISLWIMRHITIRIVNRNISETKIQYKWRKNLTYLFVFIGVLIVGRIWFEGLQSLATFFGLLTAGLAIALKDPISDIAGWIFILWRQPFEVGDRIEVDGIKGDVIDTRLFKFSLLEIGNWVGADQSTGRIMHVPNHKVFSDSLANYTSDFKFVWNELQVLLTFESDWKKAKALFQEIAENHVQDFPAQAEQQVGEAQMSYLIYYQHLTPIVYTDVQDSGVCLTIRHPLNPRKRRGISEAIWEDLLQKIEQHDDIELAYPTMRIYQQPNR, encoded by the coding sequence ATGGAAAATTTTACCAGTAGTATTCAAGAGTTTTTCTTAAGCTCTCCGGAACTTACTAAACAGATTTTGCTTTCTCTGGTCGTTATCATCTCTCTATGGATTATGCGGCATATTACAATCCGCATAGTCAACCGCAATATTTCGGAGACAAAAATTCAGTACAAATGGCGAAAAAACTTAACTTATCTCTTCGTATTTATTGGAGTTTTAATCGTCGGCCGTATCTGGTTCGAAGGCCTACAGTCGCTCGCTACCTTCTTTGGATTGCTTACAGCCGGTTTAGCCATTGCCCTAAAAGATCCGATTAGTGATATTGCCGGATGGATTTTTATCCTTTGGCGCCAACCATTCGAGGTAGGTGATCGCATTGAGGTGGACGGTATTAAGGGCGATGTCATTGACACCCGGCTTTTTAAATTTAGTCTTCTCGAAATTGGTAACTGGGTAGGTGCCGACCAAAGTACCGGTCGTATCATGCACGTTCCCAACCACAAAGTTTTTTCTGATTCCCTGGCCAATTACACCAGCGATTTTAAATTTGTATGGAATGAACTGCAAGTCCTTCTCACTTTTGAAAGTGATTGGAAAAAAGCGAAGGCACTATTCCAAGAAATTGCTGAAAACCATGTACAAGATTTCCCAGCCCAAGCCGAACAGCAAGTAGGAGAAGCCCAAATGTCGTATCTCATTTATTACCAACATTTAACTCCTATTGTCTATACTGACGTTCAAGACAGCGGTGTTTGCCTCACCATCCGCCATCCGCTTAACCCTCGAAAACGACGGGGAATATCAGAAGCTATTTGGGAAGACCTACTTCAAAAAATTGAGCAACACGATGATATTGAACTGGCCTATCCTACTATGCGTATTTATCAACAACCGAATCGCTGA
- a CDS encoding CPBP family intramembrane glutamic endopeptidase produces the protein MNIILNNNENRARAGWRLLLQIICMVLLVGIVTLAMPFTQNDTLKVISILPQFLGVIASLWIAARFFDKRRWQEYGLSFNAQWFLDAFAGAVIAAAAVAVIFLVEWYLGWIIITDYGWNTTSEISFTTGMISSLGAMLMVSFYEELFSRGYQILNLTEGLQYPQLGERGGVAIAVLLSSSLFGILHFFNPSASATSTGNIILAGIVLALPYILTGSLALSVGLHFGWNFTLGAIAGFPVSGFHFEASVITIKQLGSSLWTGGRFGPEAGLIVLLGLGVMAGGAIIYIQQQRRELTIHHCFTKKYQSPHKADELKR, from the coding sequence ATGAATATCATTTTAAATAATAATGAAAATCGCGCCCGCGCCGGCTGGCGGCTTTTACTGCAAATAATTTGTATGGTTTTATTGGTCGGTATTGTAACACTGGCTATGCCATTTACTCAAAATGACACGCTCAAGGTCATTTCTATTTTACCACAATTTCTGGGTGTAATCGCCAGTCTTTGGATTGCCGCCAGATTCTTTGACAAGCGTCGTTGGCAAGAATATGGTCTGTCATTCAACGCCCAATGGTTTCTGGATGCATTTGCAGGGGCTGTCATTGCTGCCGCAGCAGTAGCAGTTATTTTTCTTGTTGAATGGTATTTAGGATGGATTATTATAACCGATTACGGCTGGAATACGACTTCAGAAATCTCCTTTACCACTGGTATGATCAGTTCGTTGGGTGCCATGTTAATGGTCAGTTTTTATGAAGAATTGTTTTCGCGGGGTTATCAAATTCTTAATCTCACTGAAGGACTGCAATATCCCCAATTAGGTGAGCGTGGGGGCGTTGCTATTGCCGTACTGTTATCATCATCACTGTTTGGTATCCTACATTTCTTTAATCCCAGCGCTTCGGCTACTTCAACCGGTAATATTATTCTGGCCGGTATTGTTCTTGCTTTGCCTTACATTTTAACCGGCAGCTTGGCACTATCTGTCGGACTCCATTTTGGCTGGAATTTTACACTTGGCGCTATTGCAGGATTCCCCGTCAGCGGCTTCCACTTCGAAGCATCAGTCATCACCATAAAACAACTTGGATCTTCCCTGTGGACCGGCGGTCGTTTTGGACCGGAAGCCGGGCTGATTGTACTTCTTGGTTTAGGTGTTATGGCAGGGGGAGCTATCATTTATATCCAGCAGCAAAGGCGCGAACTTACCATCCATCATTGTTTTACAAAGAAGTACCAGTCACCCCATAAAGCAGATGAGCTAAAACGATAA
- a CDS encoding LLM class flavin-dependent oxidoreductase gives MGSDLLQDIKYSVLDLAVITEGQSPADAIHNSRDLAKQVEKMGYTRFWMAEHHNMENIASSATSVLLGYVAEATDSIRIGSGGVMLPNHSPLIIAEQFGTLATLYPNRIDLGLGRAPGTDKATAQAIRPDRMQQVRQFPNNVRQLQQYFSEHHNENTIRAVPGEGTNIPLWILGSSTDSARLAAAMGLPYVFASHFSPQQLDSALRIYRKEFQPSEQLDEPYVIPCVNVIAADTDKQAEWLATSFKQMFMGVVTGERKPMPPPVDDMNTVWNLQQKMAVKQMLTYSFIGSKETIKKELSDFVEETEADEIMIASYIYDHQQRIKSHRLFAELMQGKDGD, from the coding sequence ATGGGTTCTGACCTTTTACAAGACATCAAATATTCGGTTTTAGATCTGGCGGTTATTACCGAGGGACAATCACCCGCCGATGCCATCCATAACAGTCGTGACTTAGCTAAACAAGTCGAAAAAATGGGCTATACTCGTTTCTGGATGGCCGAACATCACAACATGGAAAACATCGCCAGTTCGGCTACTTCTGTTTTGCTTGGATATGTTGCCGAAGCCACTGACTCTATTCGTATCGGCTCCGGCGGCGTAATGCTACCCAATCATTCGCCGTTAATTATTGCCGAGCAATTTGGCACACTCGCAACTCTATATCCAAATCGTATTGATTTAGGGTTGGGACGTGCTCCAGGCACTGATAAAGCTACTGCCCAAGCCATTCGTCCTGACCGGATGCAACAAGTACGGCAATTCCCCAACAATGTAAGACAGCTACAGCAGTATTTTTCTGAACATCATAACGAAAATACCATTCGTGCTGTCCCGGGAGAAGGAACAAACATACCTTTGTGGATTTTAGGATCTAGTACTGATAGCGCCCGGTTGGCGGCAGCTATGGGCTTACCTTATGTTTTTGCCAGCCATTTTTCTCCCCAGCAATTAGATTCCGCATTAAGAATTTATCGGAAAGAGTTTCAGCCTTCCGAACAGCTGGATGAGCCGTATGTTATTCCTTGTGTAAATGTGATAGCAGCCGATACTGATAAGCAAGCCGAATGGCTGGCTACTTCTTTTAAACAAATGTTTATGGGAGTAGTTACCGGCGAACGTAAACCTATGCCTCCACCGGTTGACGATATGAATACCGTTTGGAATCTGCAGCAAAAGATGGCAGTAAAACAAATGCTCACCTATTCTTTTATCGGCAGTAAGGAAACGATTAAAAAAGAATTGTCTGATTTTGTGGAAGAAACTGAAGCCGATGAGATTATGATTGCTTCTTATATTTATGACCATCAACAACGCATAAAATCACATCGGCTATTTGCCGAATTAATGCAGGGTAAAGATGGGGACTAG